The Flavobacterium sp. IMCC34852 genome contains the following window.
TGGGCAAAAGAAGTAATTGACGATGACGTCAACGGATTTTTAGTTAATCCGAAAGACCATCAAACCTATGCAAAAAAAATAAATGCGCTGCTGGAAAATGCTTCTTTGAGAAGTCAAATCGGTTCAGCAGCTCAAGAAAAAGTCAGACAAAAATTCAGTATTGAAGTCGTTGCCCGACAAAGTGCTGCTTTCTATCAAAAACTAATCAAATGAAAAAAGCGCTCAAGAAAATACTCAGTGGCTTAATGCCCAAAGGGAACGCCAAAGAAAAACTTAAACTTTTTTATTACAGACTATTAAAACCTAAGCAAGTGACGTTTGACTTGGTGGAAGGAAAAGATAAAGTGGTATACAAAACCGGTTTTCAAAACACTTCTCTAATCACTCACGAGGCTTTGTATCCGATAGTGGCTGATTTTGACTATTACCAGCATTTTTATAAGGTAAAATCGGGAGATGTTGTCATTGATGCCGGGGCAAATTGTGGCCATCTGACGGTTTTTTTCTCCAAATTGGTAGGCCGAAGCGGAAAAGTATTTGCCTTTGAACCGGATAAATTCAATATAGAGCGAATCCGAAAGAACATGGCTTTGAATCCGGATTTGACAGACAATATCAAAATTGAAGATTTGTTGCTTTGGGATAAAAATGAATGGATAGATTTTTATGAAGCCGGAACAGTAGGTTC
Protein-coding sequences here:
- a CDS encoding FkbM family methyltransferase, producing MKKALKKILSGLMPKGNAKEKLKLFYYRLLKPKQVTFDLVEGKDKVVYKTGFQNTSLITHEALYPIVADFDYYQHFYKVKSGDVVIDAGANCGHLTVFFSKLVGRSGKVFAFEPDKFNIERIRKNMALNPDLTDNIKIEDLLLWDKNEWIDFYEAGTVGSSAVWMPDAEHCVKKQAVTIDDWVKTNQLQKLDFIKMDIEGAEIEALDGCVETIKTLQPNFAIASYHFVNGEKTFIKVESFFRQMNYPYKTVTFRGNEIITFAGPNLK